A single region of the Fusobacterium varium genome encodes:
- a CDS encoding methylaspartate ammonia-lyase encodes MKIVDVVCSAGKTGFYFDDQRAIKAGAGHDGMFYLGTPITPGFKSIRQAGEAISVLLILEDGQVAHGDCAAVQYSGAGGRDPLFLAKDFIPVIEKEIAPKLIGRELDNFKSLAEEFDKMEVNGKRLHTAIRYGITQALLDGVAKARKVTLAEVIKADYNTGLEITKRPIFTQSGDDRYVAADKMIIKEADVLPHALINNVKEKLGEHGEILLDYVKWLRDRIISQRTDENYSPIFHIDVYGTIGAAFNCDTKKMADYIATLVEAAKPFKLRIEGPMDVEDRDKQIEALAALTAEVDARGIEVELVADEWCNTLEDIKLFADKKAGHVVQIKTPDLGGVNNIADAILYCNKVGIGSYCGGTCNETNRSAEVTTNIGMACGALQVLAKPGMGVDEGYMIVFNEMSRVEALVKRRNK; translated from the coding sequence ATGAAAATTGTAGATGTAGTATGTTCTGCAGGAAAAACTGGATTTTATTTTGATGACCAAAGAGCTATAAAAGCAGGAGCTGGACATGATGGAATGTTCTATCTAGGAACTCCAATAACTCCAGGATTCAAATCAATAAGACAAGCAGGAGAAGCTATTTCTGTATTACTTATTCTTGAAGATGGACAAGTTGCTCACGGAGATTGTGCTGCTGTTCAATATTCAGGTGCAGGAGGAAGAGATCCTCTATTCCTAGCTAAAGATTTTATACCAGTAATTGAAAAAGAAATTGCTCCAAAATTAATCGGAAGAGAACTTGACAACTTCAAATCTCTAGCTGAAGAATTTGACAAAATGGAAGTTAATGGAAAAAGATTACATACAGCAATAAGATACGGAATCACTCAAGCTTTACTAGATGGTGTTGCAAAAGCTAGAAAAGTAACTTTAGCAGAAGTTATAAAAGCTGACTACAATACAGGATTAGAAATCACTAAGAGACCTATATTCACACAATCAGGAGACGACAGATATGTAGCTGCTGATAAAATGATAATCAAAGAAGCTGACGTATTACCTCACGCTTTAATCAATAACGTAAAAGAAAAATTAGGAGAACACGGAGAAATCCTTCTTGACTATGTAAAATGGTTAAGAGACAGAATCATTTCTCAAAGAACTGATGAAAACTACTCACCTATATTCCACATTGACGTTTATGGAACTATCGGTGCTGCATTTAATTGCGATACTAAAAAAATGGCTGACTACATTGCTACATTAGTAGAAGCTGCAAAACCATTCAAACTAAGAATCGAAGGACCTATGGACGTTGAAGACAGAGATAAACAAATTGAAGCTCTTGCTGCTTTAACTGCTGAAGTAGATGCTAGAGGAATAGAAGTTGAACTAGTTGCTGACGAATGGTGTAATACTCTAGAAGATATTAAACTATTTGCTGATAAAAAAGCTGGACACGTAGTTCAAATCAAAACTCCAGACCTAGGAGGAGTTAACAACATAGCTGATGCAATTCTTTACTGTAACAAAGTTGGAATCGGATCATACTGTGGAGGAACTTGTAACGAAACTAACAGATCTGCTGAAGTTACTACTAACATCGGTATGGCATGTGGAGCTCTTCAAGTTCTAGCTAAACCAGGAATGGGTGTTGACGAAGGATACATGATCGTATTCAACGAAATGTCAAGAGTTGAAGCTCTAGTTAAGAGAAGAAATAAATAG
- the citF gene encoding citrate lyase subunit alpha, whose translation MKNILGREVPDFIEGYGKVNHYNGYLANTTGVVKKNYNFKTVTPEDSKLHTDLAELMDKLPLRDGMVISFHHHLRNGDYVLNLVMEEIAKRGYKDITIAASSIFPCHKPLVEMIEKGIVTQIYAGYMSGPVAQAISEGKMQKPAVMHTHGGRARIMETGEVEVDIAFVAAPTSDEYGNINGVDGKSACGALGYAHSDVENAKLVVAITDNLVPYPNTTIEINQTLIDYVLVVDAIGDPKGIVSGTTQITKNPIGLKVADLTAKFIEQSGYLKDGMSFQTGAGGISLAVAAQVKNLMKSKNIVGSFAAGGITGYIVDMYKEGLFKALFDVQCFDLNAIKSAKENPNHIKMSASMYANANNKGSVVNKLDIVILGATEMDTNFNVNVTTGSDGVIMGGSGGHSDTAAGSKLCIIVSQLVNARISVVKDRITTVTTPGETVDVLVTERGIAINPLRKDLIEKFKNSKLPIKTIEELKEIAEAMTGKEEAIEFEDRVVAVVQYRDGSVVDVVRKIKK comes from the coding sequence ATGAAAAATATTTTAGGAAGAGAAGTTCCTGATTTTATAGAAGGATATGGAAAAGTAAATCATTATAATGGATATTTAGCAAATACAACAGGAGTAGTAAAGAAAAACTATAACTTTAAAACTGTTACTCCAGAAGATAGCAAACTTCATACAGATTTAGCAGAACTTATGGATAAGTTACCATTGAGAGATGGAATGGTAATATCTTTCCACCACCATTTAAGAAATGGAGACTATGTTTTAAATCTTGTAATGGAAGAGATAGCTAAAAGAGGATATAAAGATATAACAATAGCTGCAAGTTCAATTTTCCCATGTCACAAACCATTAGTAGAGATGATAGAAAAAGGAATTGTAACTCAAATATATGCAGGATATATGTCAGGACCAGTTGCTCAAGCAATTTCTGAAGGAAAAATGCAAAAACCAGCAGTAATGCACACTCATGGTGGAAGAGCAAGAATAATGGAAACTGGAGAAGTTGAAGTTGACATCGCTTTCGTTGCTGCTCCAACTTCTGACGAATATGGAAACATCAATGGAGTAGATGGAAAATCTGCTTGTGGAGCTTTAGGATATGCTCATTCAGATGTAGAAAATGCAAAATTAGTAGTAGCTATTACTGACAATCTAGTTCCTTACCCTAATACAACAATTGAAATTAACCAAACTTTAATTGACTATGTATTAGTAGTAGATGCAATTGGAGATCCTAAAGGAATTGTATCAGGAACTACTCAAATAACTAAAAACCCTATTGGATTAAAAGTTGCTGATCTGACAGCTAAATTTATAGAACAATCAGGATATTTAAAAGATGGAATGAGTTTCCAAACAGGAGCAGGGGGAATATCTCTAGCAGTTGCTGCTCAAGTAAAAAATCTTATGAAATCTAAAAATATTGTAGGAAGCTTTGCAGCTGGAGGAATTACAGGATATATCGTTGATATGTACAAAGAGGGATTGTTTAAAGCTCTATTTGACGTTCAATGTTTTGACTTAAATGCAATTAAATCAGCTAAAGAAAATCCTAACCATATAAAAATGTCAGCATCAATGTATGCAAATGCTAACAATAAAGGTTCTGTAGTAAATAAATTAGATATAGTTATTCTAGGAGCTACAGAAATGGATACTAACTTTAACGTAAACGTAACAACAGGATCTGATGGAGTAATTATGGGAGGATCTGGAGGACATAGTGATACAGCAGCTGGATCAAAACTATGTATCATAGTATCTCAATTAGTAAATGCAAGAATCTCTGTAGTTAAAGATAGAATCACAACAGTTACAACTCCAGGGGAAACAGTTGACGTTTTAGTTACAGAAAGAGGAATTGCAATTAACCCTCTAAGAAAAGATTTAATTGAAAAATTCAAAAACTCTAAACTACCAATTAAAACTATTGAAGAATTAAAAGAAATTGCTGAAGCTATGACTGGAAAAGAGGAAGCTATCGAGTTTGAAGATAGAGTAGTAGCAGTAGTTCAATATAGAGATGGATCAGTAGTTGACGTAGTAAGAAAAATAAAAAAATAA
- a CDS encoding CoA ester lyase, translating into MELRRTMLFMPGNNPGMLQTAPVFGSDAVIFDLEDAVALTEKDAARVLISEALKTNKYDTVEVVVRINPLSTPYAEKDIDVIARLKPDAILLPKACPEDIKVLDEKLNAIEKEMGFEAGCIKIHPLVETTYGVETVYETIKASPRVISVLLGGEDLAADLGVKRTKASDELFYARTKVVNACKACKVDAIDTPFTDTNDYEGLMADSLKAKMLGFTGKLAINPRQIDTIHEAYSPSQAEINHALRVMAAKEEAAREGLGVFSLDGKMVDLPIINRAIHTLDIARLIGLID; encoded by the coding sequence GTGGAATTAAGAAGAACAATGTTATTTATGCCAGGAAACAACCCTGGAATGCTTCAAACAGCTCCTGTTTTTGGATCAGATGCTGTTATATTTGACTTAGAAGATGCAGTTGCATTAACAGAAAAAGATGCTGCAAGAGTTTTAATAAGTGAAGCTTTAAAAACTAATAAATATGATACAGTAGAAGTTGTAGTAAGAATTAATCCTCTATCTACTCCATATGCTGAAAAGGATATAGATGTAATAGCTAGATTAAAACCAGATGCTATTCTTTTACCAAAAGCTTGTCCAGAAGATATAAAAGTATTAGATGAAAAACTAAATGCAATTGAAAAAGAAATGGGATTTGAAGCTGGATGTATAAAAATTCACCCATTAGTAGAAACTACTTATGGAGTAGAAACTGTATATGAAACAATAAAAGCAAGTCCAAGAGTAATATCTGTACTACTAGGAGGAGAAGACTTAGCTGCTGACTTAGGAGTTAAGAGAACTAAAGCATCTGATGAACTTTTCTATGCAAGAACAAAAGTTGTAAATGCTTGTAAAGCTTGTAAAGTTGATGCAATAGATACTCCATTTACAGATACAAATGACTATGAAGGATTAATGGCAGATTCATTAAAAGCTAAAATGTTAGGATTTACAGGTAAATTAGCTATAAACCCTAGACAAATAGATACTATTCATGAAGCTTATTCACCTTCACAAGCAGAGATTAATCATGCTTTAAGAGTAATGGCTGCAAAAGAAGAAGCTGCAAGAGAAGGACTAGGAGTATTCTCATTAGATGGAAAAATGGTAGACCTTCCAATAATAAACAGAGCTATTCATACATTGGATATTGCTAGACTTATTGGTCTAATAGATTAA
- a CDS encoding NAD-dependent malic enzyme, with product MPTVYERALELHEKNKGKLSIVSKVAVKNKDDLSLAYSPGVAEPCRKIAANKEDVYKYTSKGNLVAVITDGTAVLGLGDIGPEAALPVMEGKCVLFKEFAGVDAIPICLDTKDPEEIIRTAKLLAPGLGGINLEDISAPRCIEIETRLKEELDIPVFHDDQHGTAIVVAAGLINAFKFLGKKFSEAKVVVNGAGAAGSSIAKLIHKLGVTNLLVLDRPGILRRSEKDSYDFSKRELAELTNPDDIKGDLSVAIKDADVFVGVSVGNILTTEMVKTMNKDAIIFAMANPVPEIMPEDALAGGARIVGTGRSDYPNQINNVLVFPGLFKGALEAKSKKITEEMKLAAANGLASLIKEEELNENYIIPDAFDPRVADAVAAAVKKVAKEQGICRE from the coding sequence ATGCCAACAGTATATGAAAGAGCTTTAGAATTACATGAAAAAAATAAAGGAAAATTGTCAATAGTATCAAAGGTTGCAGTAAAAAATAAAGATGATTTAAGTTTAGCTTACTCTCCAGGGGTAGCAGAACCTTGTAGAAAAATTGCTGCAAATAAAGAGGATGTTTATAAATATACTTCTAAAGGAAATTTAGTAGCAGTAATAACAGATGGAACAGCAGTATTAGGACTTGGAGATATAGGACCAGAAGCAGCACTACCAGTAATGGAAGGAAAATGTGTTCTATTTAAAGAGTTTGCAGGAGTAGATGCAATTCCAATTTGTTTAGATACTAAAGATCCTGAAGAAATTATAAGAACAGCAAAATTATTAGCTCCAGGGCTTGGAGGAATAAACTTAGAGGATATTTCTGCCCCTAGATGTATAGAGATAGAAACAAGATTAAAAGAGGAATTAGATATTCCAGTATTCCATGATGATCAACATGGAACTGCTATAGTAGTTGCAGCAGGATTAATAAATGCTTTTAAATTCTTAGGTAAAAAATTCTCTGAAGCAAAAGTTGTTGTAAACGGAGCAGGAGCAGCAGGAAGTTCAATAGCAAAACTTATTCATAAATTAGGAGTAACAAATCTACTTGTATTAGATAGACCAGGAATTCTTAGAAGAAGTGAGAAAGATTCTTATGACTTCTCTAAGAGAGAGTTAGCAGAACTTACTAACCCAGATGATATTAAAGGGGATCTATCAGTAGCAATTAAAGACGCAGATGTATTTGTAGGGGTATCAGTTGGAAATATTTTAACTACTGAAATGGTAAAAACTATGAATAAAGATGCAATAATATTTGCAATGGCTAACCCAGTTCCAGAGATTATGCCAGAAGATGCTTTAGCAGGTGGAGCAAGAATAGTAGGAACAGGAAGATCAGACTATCCTAACCAAATCAACAATGTTCTTGTATTCCCAGGATTATTTAAAGGTGCATTAGAGGCTAAATCTAAGAAGATAACTGAAGAGATGAAACTTGCAGCAGCAAATGGATTAGCTTCACTTATTAAAGAGGAAGAGTTAAATGAAAATTATATAATTCCAGATGCTTTTGATCCTAGAGTTGCAGATGCAGTAGCAGCAGCAGTTAAAAAAGTGGCAAAAGAGCAAGGAATTTGTAGAGAATAA
- a CDS encoding methionine adenosyltransferase — MKKLTYFTSEFVSPGHPDKVSDQISDAVLDACLADDPNSRVACEVFCTTGQVVVGGEITTTTYIDIQDIVRRKIDEIGYREGMGFDSNCGVLNAIHSQSPDIAMGVDIGGAGDQGIMFGGAVKETPELMPLAIVLAREILVRLTKMTRSKELAWARPDSKSQVTLAYDENGKVDHVDTVVVSVQHNPDVTQEQIREEVIEKVIKPVLESYNLDPAQVKKFHINPTGRFVIGGPHGDTGVTGRKIIVDTYGGYFRHGGGAFSGKDPSKVDRSAAYAARWVAKNVVAADLADKCEIQLSYAIGVVEPTSIKVDTFGTGKVDEYELAEAIKKVFDLTPRGIEKELELRSGKFKYQDLAAFGHIGRTDLDIPWEKCNKVEELKKALNR; from the coding sequence ATGAAAAAATTAACTTATTTCACATCAGAATTTGTATCTCCTGGACACCCAGATAAAGTATCAGACCAAATTTCAGATGCTGTATTAGATGCTTGTTTAGCAGATGACCCTAATTCAAGAGTAGCATGTGAAGTATTTTGTACTACAGGACAAGTTGTTGTAGGAGGAGAAATTACAACTACAACATATATTGATATCCAAGATATCGTTAGAAGAAAAATAGATGAAATTGGATATAGAGAAGGAATGGGATTTGACTCTAACTGTGGAGTTTTAAATGCAATTCACTCACAATCTCCAGATATAGCTATGGGAGTAGATATTGGAGGAGCAGGAGACCAAGGAATAATGTTTGGAGGAGCAGTTAAAGAAACTCCAGAATTAATGCCATTAGCAATAGTTTTAGCAAGAGAAATCTTAGTAAGACTTACTAAAATGACTAGATCAAAAGAATTAGCATGGGCAAGACCAGATTCAAAATCACAAGTAACTTTAGCTTATGATGAAAATGGAAAAGTAGATCACGTTGATACAGTAGTAGTATCAGTTCAACACAATCCAGATGTAACACAAGAACAAATAAGAGAAGAAGTTATAGAAAAAGTAATTAAACCAGTACTAGAAAGCTATAACTTAGATCCAGCTCAAGTTAAAAAATTCCATATCAATCCAACTGGAAGATTTGTAATTGGAGGACCTCACGGAGATACTGGAGTTACAGGAAGAAAAATTATAGTTGACACTTATGGTGGATACTTTAGACATGGTGGAGGAGCTTTCTCTGGAAAAGACCCTTCTAAAGTTGACAGATCAGCAGCTTATGCAGCAAGATGGGTAGCTAAAAACGTTGTTGCAGCAGATTTAGCTGACAAATGTGAAATCCAATTATCTTATGCAATTGGAGTAGTTGAACCTACTTCAATAAAAGTAGATACATTTGGAACAGGAAAAGTAGATGAATATGAATTAGCAGAAGCTATTAAAAAAGTATTTGATTTAACTCCTAGAGGAATCGAAAAAGAACTTGAATTGAGAAGTGGAAAATTCAAATATCAAGATCTAGCTGCTTTTGGACATATTGGAAGAACAGATTTAGATATTCCTTGGGAAAAATGCAATAAAGTAGAAGAACTAAAAAAAGCTTTAAATAGATAG
- a CDS encoding 5'-methylthioadenosine/adenosylhomocysteine nucleosidase produces MKKIVVFLLSLLMGTLAFGERIALIGAMDSEIELLKKDIKNIKSEKIGEIEYFQGKLEGKDIVLLKTGVGKVNAAIGANTVIREYKVDKIIFTGVAGAIDNSLNIADIVVSEDLVQHDVDLTAFGRPVGLIPGQETVEFKADEKLKKVAYDSAVKVLGKDKVKIGRIATGDQFIASKDKVNWIGKTFNASAVEMEGAVVAQVAKTYSVPFVVLRAMSDKADGSATMVYEEFEVLAADNSAKIVKEMLKSM; encoded by the coding sequence ATGAAAAAAATTGTTGTATTTTTATTAAGTTTATTGATGGGGACTTTAGCTTTTGGAGAGAGAATAGCTTTAATAGGAGCTATGGATTCAGAAATTGAACTTCTAAAAAAAGATATAAAAAATATTAAATCAGAAAAAATTGGAGAGATTGAGTATTTTCAAGGAAAGTTAGAAGGAAAGGATATAGTTTTATTAAAAACTGGAGTAGGAAAGGTAAATGCAGCTATAGGAGCCAACACAGTTATTAGAGAGTATAAGGTAGATAAGATAATATTTACAGGAGTTGCAGGTGCAATAGATAACTCTTTAAATATAGCTGATATAGTTGTATCTGAAGATTTAGTTCAACATGATGTGGATCTTACTGCTTTTGGTAGACCAGTAGGATTAATCCCAGGACAAGAAACAGTAGAGTTTAAAGCAGATGAAAAGTTAAAAAAAGTAGCTTATGATTCAGCAGTGAAAGTTTTAGGAAAAGATAAGGTAAAAATTGGAAGAATAGCAACTGGAGATCAATTTATAGCTTCTAAAGATAAAGTAAATTGGATAGGAAAAACTTTTAATGCCTCAGCAGTAGAGATGGAAGGGGCAGTAGTTGCTCAAGTAGCTAAAACATATAGTGTACCTTTTGTAGTTTTAAGAGCTATGTCTGATAAAGCTGATGGAAGTGCAACAATGGTTTATGAAGAGTTTGAAGTTTTAGCAGCAGATAACTCAGCTAAGATAGTTAAAGAGATGTTAAAAAGCATGTAA
- the citD gene encoding citrate lyase acyl carrier protein, whose protein sequence is MRLNKAAKCGTLESNDIFVILTPAESGIEIELESTVEKQFGAHMREVIKNKLIELGVEGVKVQAQDKGALDFTIRARIEAAVARAL, encoded by the coding sequence ATGAGATTAAATAAAGCTGCAAAATGCGGTACTTTAGAATCAAATGATATATTTGTAATTCTTACTCCAGCTGAAAGTGGAATAGAAATTGAATTAGAAAGTACTGTTGAAAAACAATTTGGTGCTCATATGAGAGAAGTTATAAAAAATAAATTAATTGAACTAGGAGTTGAAGGGGTAAAAGTTCAAGCTCAAGATAAAGGAGCTTTAGATTTTACTATTAGAGCAAGAATAGAAGCAGCAGTTGCTAGAGCATTATAG